Genomic window (Deinococcus aerophilus):
GCCCGCAAGGCCGAGGATACCGTGAACTTCCTGACCGGCAGCGGAGGCGACTCCATCACCAACACGCCGGCGTACAAGGACACCAGCGTGCGCATGGAGGTCCTGCCGGACAGCGGAGCCAGTCCCCTGCCCGCCACAAACTTCCGTTACGGCACCCCCACCCCCCAGACGGGTGTGGAGGTCGAGCGCAAGTGGAGCCGGCCTGATTATGTGTTTCCCGGCGGGGCGCTGCCCATGCTCGGCGACAGCCTGAATGCCCGCACCGACGCCCTGGGGGCCGACGACTGATGCTCCCCCTCATTCCCTTCAGGAGATTCCATGGCCAAGGCACTTGATTTCACGCCGCGCGAACCCACCCCGCAGGAACGGCTGCACTCCACGGTGGAGGACTCGGCCCCCGCCCTGGAAGAAAGCCTGCGGCTGCTGCGCGACCTGCACAACCACGGCGTGCTGGACGTGCTGAGCAAGACCGTGCGCGGCGGCGAGGGGCTGGTGGCCTCCTTGCTGCACATTACCGGGGGCCAGAGCGGCACCACCCTGCTGCGCAACACCACCGAACTCGCCAAGGTGCTGTCCACCCTGGACCCCCACGAGGTCAGCGTGCTTGGCAAGGCCATCAGCGTGGGAGTCCATGAGGGAGCGCGCAGCGTCGCGCAGGGCAAGCGCTTTGGTGTGGGAGACCTGATGGGCCTGCTGCGCGACCGCGACGTGCAGATCGCGCTGGGCGCGCTGGTCGGTATTCTCAAGGGTGTGGGGCGTGGGCTGCGCGAGAGCCGCCACGACAGCGCTGCCCATCCGGTCACCAACCAGACCATGGTGGGCCGCGGAACCCGGTAATCCGTGAACGATTCCACCGGCCAGGAGGGGCGCACCGAAGAATCATTCCCGGTGCGCCCCTCCGCACCGTCCGGCCCACACACCGAATTGCCTGTGGTGCGCTATCCCTCCGGCCAGCACCATGCAGACGCAGTGGCCACCGAGGAACCGCTGGAACTGCGGCTGGCCACCCCGGACGGGGCCATCACCCTGGGGGTCCTGATGCGGACGCCCGGGCACGACCGCGCCCTGCTGACCGGGTGGCTTGTGTCCGAGGGTCTGCTGCCGGAGCAGTTCGATCTCGCACCGGACGAGGAGAATGCCAATGTCTGGCATCTGCGTACCCCGGAGCATGTACGCCTCGCGGCGGGGGCACGTTTAAGCGTGTCCTCCAGCGCCTGCGGCGTTTGCGGCTCGGGCAGCATTGAGCAGCTTGCCGTCCGGGCGGGGCCTCCCCGCTGGACCGGCGGCCCACTGACGGCGCAGACCCTGTGCGCCCTGCCGGAACAGTTGCGGGCCGCCCAGCCGGGGTTCGCCGCCTCGGGGGGGCTGCATGGTGCCGGCCTGTTCACTCTGCACGGCGAGGCGCTGTGCGTCTTCGAGGATGTGGGGCGACACAACGCCGTGGACAAGGTGGTGGGCTGGGCGCAGGAACGGGCCCTTCTACCCCTGGACACCCACGTGCTGGTGGTGAGCAGCCGGGCGGGTTTCGAGATTGCTCAGAAGGCCGTCACCGCCGGCATCGCGGTGGTGGTGGCGGTGGGCGCGGCCACCACGCTGGCGGTGGATACCGCAGCCACCTTTGATCTGACCCTGTGCGGCTTCGTCCGGGACGGCCGGTTGACGGTCTATACCGGAGGCCAACGATTAAACATCAAAGAGTAGTCCAGCACCCCTTGTGTGCCACTTTAAACGTGGCATATTTTCGGCGGCTTACAACTTCACTTTTTAAAGTCCGTCCCCCGTTCGCAGCGGGGTCAGCATGCCGTGACGCGGCTCCGCATTCTCAACAGCCCTGAGGAGATCTGCATGGGATTCCTGGACCGTGAACATTCAATAGCCCCCGCCGGCTGGAGCCGCTGGCTGGTACCCCCCGCTGCGCTCGCCGTACACCTGAGCATCGGACAGATCTACGGATACTCGGTGTTCAACAAACCCATGACCCGCCTGATCAGCGGGGACCTGAAGGCCGAGACCGGCGCCGCCGGCGACTGGTCCCTGTTTCAGGTTGGTCTGATCTTCAGCGTGGCCTTGTTCTTCCTGGGAGCAAGCAGCGCGCTGTTTGGCAAATGGGTGGAACGCGAGGGGCCCCGCAAGACCATGTTCACGAGTGCGCTGCTGTTCTGCGGCGGCTTTTTTGTGGCGGCCCTGGGGGTCAGCACCCATCAGCTGTGGCTGATTATTCTGGGCAACGGTGTCCTGGGCGGCATCGGGCTGGGACTGGGCTACATCAGTCCGGTCAGCACCCTGATCAAGTGGTTCCCCGACCGACCCGGTCTGGCCACCGGCATGGCCATCATGGGCTTTGGCGGCGGCGCACTCATCGGCAGCCCGCTGGGCACCACCCTGATGACCCGGTTTATCGGTGACGGCACGCTGGGCGTCGGCACCACCTTCCTGATCATGGGCGCGGTGTACCTCGTGTTCATGATGCTGGGAGCCTTTCTCGTGCGCGTGCCGGCCGAGGGCTGGCGGCCCGCCGGCTGGACCCCGGTGGTCCGGCAGGCCGGCGGCATGATCTCGGTGAACAACGTCATGGTCGATCAGGCCATGCGCACCCCACAGTTCTGGCTGCTGTTTGCCGTGCTGTTCCTCAACGTCACCGCCGGCATCGGGGTGCTCGGGCAGGCCAGCGTCATGATTCAGGAGATGTTCAGTGACAAGGTGCTGGGGAGCGGCAACGGGGTCACGGCCGCCGCCGCCGCCGGCTTCGTGGGCCTGCTGAGCATCTTCAACATGGCCGGGCGCTTTATCTGGAGCAGCACGAGTGATCGCCTGGGCCGCAAGCCCACCTACATGATCTTCTTTGCGCTGGGCGCTGTGCTGTACTTCCTGATTCCGCTGTTCGGCCAGATGGGCAGTCTGGTGCTGTTCGTGGCCGGCTTCTGCGTGATCATCAGCATGTACGGCGGCGGCTTCGCTACGGTGCCCGCCTACCTGCGCGACCTGTTCGGGACCGCCAACGTCGGCGCCATCCACGGACGGCTGCTGCTCGCCTGGAGTGCGGCCGCCGTCGTTGGGCCCACGCTGCTCAACGGCTTCCGGGACCGGCAGATCGCCGCCGGCATTCCCGCGGCCCAGGCCTACAGCACGGTCATGTACGTCATGGCGGCGCTGCTCGTCGTGGGCTTCATCTGCAACCTGATGATCCGGCCCATCGCCAGCCGCTTCTGGGCCGAGCAGTCTGCGGCCGTGCCCGGCGCCACCCCCACCGGCAACGACTGAGCCTCCGCGCCTTTCTCTGGAGACCCCATGAACCAGAACCGTGAAGTTTCACCCGCCCTGATCTACATTGCCTGGACCGTCGTTGCCCTACCGCTGGCGTGGGGTGTCTACCAGACCCTGATCAAGGTCGCGCAGCTGTTCAGCTGAGTCCAGTTTTTCCATACGTCTGAATGCACGGCCGCCCCAAGATTGGGGCGGCCGTGTTGTTGAGCGGAGCTGCCGACCGCCTTCAATCCCGTTGACCCGGCCCAGCCCCCACCAATTTCAGCAGCTCCACATATACCCTGGCCGTGGCCGTGGCGTCCTCCAGAGCGTCGTGGGCCGTGTAACCAATGCCAAAGTGTTTGGTCAGCTGGGAAAGCGGGGTACCCACGGTATGGGGCAGCACTCCGGCGTGAATCAGAAACTGGGCTGTCAGCTTGGTGTCCACG
Coding sequences:
- a CDS encoding formate dehydrogenase accessory sulfurtransferase FdhD yields the protein MNDSTGQEGRTEESFPVRPSAPSGPHTELPVVRYPSGQHHADAVATEEPLELRLATPDGAITLGVLMRTPGHDRALLTGWLVSEGLLPEQFDLAPDEENANVWHLRTPEHVRLAAGARLSVSSSACGVCGSGSIEQLAVRAGPPRWTGGPLTAQTLCALPEQLRAAQPGFAASGGLHGAGLFTLHGEALCVFEDVGRHNAVDKVVGWAQERALLPLDTHVLVVSSRAGFEIAQKAVTAGIAVVVAVGAATTLAVDTAATFDLTLCGFVRDGRLTVYTGGQRLNIKE
- a CDS encoding L-lactate MFS transporter — translated: MGFLDREHSIAPAGWSRWLVPPAALAVHLSIGQIYGYSVFNKPMTRLISGDLKAETGAAGDWSLFQVGLIFSVALFFLGASSALFGKWVEREGPRKTMFTSALLFCGGFFVAALGVSTHQLWLIILGNGVLGGIGLGLGYISPVSTLIKWFPDRPGLATGMAIMGFGGGALIGSPLGTTLMTRFIGDGTLGVGTTFLIMGAVYLVFMMLGAFLVRVPAEGWRPAGWTPVVRQAGGMISVNNVMVDQAMRTPQFWLLFAVLFLNVTAGIGVLGQASVMIQEMFSDKVLGSGNGVTAAAAAGFVGLLSIFNMAGRFIWSSTSDRLGRKPTYMIFFALGAVLYFLIPLFGQMGSLVLFVAGFCVIISMYGGGFATVPAYLRDLFGTANVGAIHGRLLLAWSAAAVVGPTLLNGFRDRQIAAGIPAAQAYSTVMYVMAALLVVGFICNLMIRPIASRFWAEQSAAVPGATPTGND
- a CDS encoding MFS transporter small subunit, whose amino-acid sequence is MNQNREVSPALIYIAWTVVALPLAWGVYQTLIKVAQLFS
- a CDS encoding DUF1641 domain-containing protein, which gives rise to MAKALDFTPREPTPQERLHSTVEDSAPALEESLRLLRDLHNHGVLDVLSKTVRGGEGLVASLLHITGGQSGTTLLRNTTELAKVLSTLDPHEVSVLGKAISVGVHEGARSVAQGKRFGVGDLMGLLRDRDVQIALGALVGILKGVGRGLRESRHDSAAHPVTNQTMVGRGTR